Part of the Streptomyces antimycoticus genome, GGTGCCACTCCACCTCGCACCCCTCGACCGGCTCGAAGAGCTCACCGGTGAACCGCCAGAGCGCGTCCAGCCCCCGCCGCATCCGCTCATGGCTCTCCTCCGTGCCGTCGCCGAGCCGCAGGGTCCACTGCTCGGCGTGGTCGCGGTGGTAGGCCACCTCCTTGACCGCCTTGGCGGCGAGCGGGGCGAAGGGGCCGGTGCCGCGCGCCAGCCGCTCGTACAACAGCTCCTGGTAGGTGGAGAAGTAGAGCTGGCGGGCGATGGTCTGGGCGAAGTCACCATTGGGCTGCTCGACCAGCTGCACGTTCCGGAACGCCCGCTCCTCGCGCAGATACGCCAGCTCGTCCTCGTCGCCGGCGAGGGAGAGCAGCACCCGGGCCTGGCCGAGCAGGTCGAGGGCGATATTGGCGAGCGCGACCTCCTCTTCCAGCACGGGGGCGTGCCCGGCCCACTCCCCCAGCCGGTGGGAGAGCACCAGCGCGTCGTCGCCCAGGGCGAGGGCCGCCGTCATAGATGCCGCACCCCCTCCGGGATCGCGTAGAAGGTGGGGTGGCGGTAGGGCTTGTCGGCGGACGGCTCGAAGAACGGATCCCGCTCGTCCGGGGAGGAGGCGGTGATCTCGGCGGACGGCACCACCCAGATCGAGACACCTTCCGAGCGCCGGGTGTACAGATCCCGTGCGTTTCGCAAAGCCATCTCCGCGTCCGGGGCGTGGAGGGATCCGGCGTGGGTGTGCGACAGTCCGCGCCTGCTGCGGACGAACACCTCCCACAGCGGCCACTCGGCGCTCGGGCTACCGCTCATGCCTGTGCCTTCCCGTGCTTGGCCGCGTGTGCTGCGGCCGCCTCGCGCACCCAGGCGCCTTCCTCATGGGCCCGGCGCCGCTGGGTGATGCGCTGGGTGTTGCACGGGCCGTTTCCCCGCAGGATCTCGCGGAACTCGTCCCAGTCGATCGGCCCGAAGTCGTAATGCCCTCGCTCCTCGCTCCACCGCAGCTCGGGGTCGGGGAGGGTGAGGCCGAGGGATTCGGCCTGGGGAACGCAGATGTCGACGAAGCGCTGGCGCAGCTCGTCATTGGAGTGGCGCTTGATCTTCCAGGCCATCGACTGGGCGGAGTGGGCCGAGGCGTCGTCCGGCGGGCCGAACATCATCAGCGACGGCCACCACCAGCGGTCCACGGCGTCCTGTGCCATGGCGTGCTGGGCCTCTGTGCCTTGGCTCAGGGCCAGCAGCAGCTCATACCCCTGGCGCTGGTGGAAGGACTCCTCCTTGCAGATGCGGACCATCGCCCGTGCGTAAGGTCCATAGGAGCAGCGGCACAGCGGGACCTGGTTGGTGATCGCGGCGCCGTCCACCAGCCAGCCGATGGCTCCGACGTCGGCCCAGGTCAGCGTGGGGTAGTTGAAGATCGAGGAGTACTTCTGGCGGCCGCTGTGGAGCTTGTCGAGCAGCTCCTCCCGGCTGGTGCCCAGGGTCTCCGCCGCGCTGTAGAGATACAGGCCGTGGCCCGCCTCGTCCTGGACCTTGGCCATCAGGATCGCCTTGCGCCGCAGCGAGGGGGCGCGGGTGATCCAGTTGGCCTCCGGTTGCATGCCGATGATCTCGGAGTGGGCGTGCTGCGCCATCTGCCGCACCAGCGTGGCCCGGTAGTCATCGGGCATCCAGTCGCGCGGCTCGATGCGCTCGTCCGCGGCCAGGGCGGCGTCGAACACCGCCTCGTACGCCCCCGCGTCCGCCGCCATCGTCGTCATGCGAAGCCCCTCCGCCCATCCGTCTCCGCCGACCGGCCAGCCGACCGACCGATCGTTCGGTTCAATGGTGTGCTGAGGAACGTAGGGTGTCAACCCTGTGGATAACGCTGAGGACGCTGTGCCGAGTGGTTCCGCATGGGTACGGTGCCGGGGACGTGGGGGCCACGGGGCGCGCGGTCGACCGGCGCGCGCGAAGACCTGGACCATCGGGAGCGGGGCGGGGTATGGCGGGGCTGGGTATGGCCGGGACGGCGCCGGAACCGGGACCGACGGAACCGGAACCGGAACCGGCATCGACGGAGCCGAAGCCGGACGCCGGCGCGGCGGAACCGCTCACCGTGCTCTCCCTGCCCGCTCAGCTGATCATCGCGGTGGGCATCGCGGTCGCCGCCGTCGCCGCCGCGATCCACCTCTCGGCGGCCTTTCTGGCCGTCTCACCGCCCAACACCCTCACCAAGCGGCACGGCGCGGCGATCGACGACTACATCTATCCGGAGTTCGAACGGGTCTGGAAGCTCTTCGCCCCCAACCCGCTCCAGCAGAACATCGCCGTCCAGGCCCGCGCCGAGATCCGCACCCGCGAGGGCGGCACCGCGACCACCGGCTGGCGCGACCTCTCGGCCCAGGACGGGGCGGCCATCCGCCACAACCCGCTGCCCAGCCACACCCAGCAGAACGAGCTGCGCCGCGCCTGGGAGTTCTACGTCGGCTCGCATGACGCGCAGGAGCGGCCGCAGGGCATGCGCGGCAGCCTCTCCGAGCAGTACATCCGCCGGATCGTGATGCTCCGCTTCGGCCGCGAGGAGGACGGCGGCGCCGTGGAGCGAATACAGGTGCGCTCCGCGACCACTCCGGTGGCCCCGCCGTCCTGGAGCGACGAGAAGATCGACACCAAGACGATCTACCGGACGCTGCCGTGGTGGACGGTGACCACCGATGACATCCCGGAGGCGAAGAGCCGGTGACCCCTCCGCCCGCCTCCAGACCGCCGTGTCGCATGGCTACGCCCGCGTCACCGGAGCCGCGCTCGGCCCCCGGCAGAGCGCCGTGGTGCGCATCGGCTTCTCCTTCACCTGGCTCCTCTTCCTGGTGCGCGAATGGCCGCACCGCCAGGAGCTGTACGGGCCGGACGGCCCGTGGAACTGGGACATGGCCGCGCGGCTGATCGATGGCAACCGCGCCTTCAGCGCGCTCATGTGGTCCGACGGCGGGGTGTGGTTCGAGGTCGTCTACGCCCTCGCCCTCGTCTCCAGCGCGCTGCTGCTGGTGGGCTGGCGCACCCGCACCATGTCCGTGCTGTTCATGATCGGGGTGCTGTCGCTGCAGAACCGCTCCATCTTCGTGGGGGACGGCGGCGACAATCTCATCCATCTGATGTCGATGTACCTGGTGCTCACCCGGTGCGGTCAGGTGTGGTCGCTGGACGCGCGCCGCGCGGCCCGGCAGGCGGACCGCGAGCGGCCGCCGCGCGACACCACCGGCATCGTGCTGTGGGCCGTCACCGGGACCGCCCTGCTCTGGGTACAGCTGCTCACCGACGCCCGGCTCTCCCTGACCTCCGACGGCCCGCTGCCCGGACTGGGCTGGGCCACCGTGCTGTGGGGGTTGTGGATCGTCCAGGCCGGCTGGTGGCTCGTCCAGCGTTACGCACCGGGAGAGCCGCGCACCGTTCTGGACGTGCTCGCCAATGTGGCGCACAACGGGGCCCTGGTGGTGATCATGGCCGAGGTGTGTCTGCTGTACGCCACGGCCGGCTGGTACAAGATCCAGGGCTCGCGCTGGCAGGACGGCACCGCCCTCTACTACCCGCTGCATCTGGACTACTTCTCGCCCTGGCCGGGGCTGACCGACCTCATGGCGTCCAGCGGCACCCTGGTGATGGTGCTGACCTACGGCACGGTCATCGTCCAGGTGGCCTTCCCGTTCACCCTGCTCAACCGGCGGGCCAAGAACGCGATGCTCGTCCTGCTGATGCTGGAGCACCTCGGCATCGCCGTGATGCTGGGGCTGCCCTTCTTCTCGCTCGCCGTGATCGCGGCGGACTCGGTCTTCCTGCCGACGAACTTCCTGCGCTGGGTCGAGGCGCGGCTGGCCCGGGCCCGGGATCGGCTGACGGCGCGCGCGGTGTGGCTGCCGGGGCAGCGGGTGCGGGAGAGCGACGGGGAACCCGCGGCCGACACCCTCGTACGCTGGGGGAATGATCGATGACGAGGCCGTGCAGGCCGTACGGCACTGGCGCGCGACGGCTCCCGAGACCGTCCTGCTCGACGGCTTCCACGCGCTGAAGCACGCGCTGCGCTTCGGCGCGGAGGTGCGCGCCGCGGTCACCAGCGACAAGGCGGCCGCCGTGGAACTCGCCGAGGGCCTTGCCGACGATCTCACCGAGACGATCGCGGATCTCCTGGTGGAGGTGGAGGCCGGTACCCTGCGCGATCTGGTGCCCAGGGTGCACCCCACACGGGTCGCCGCGCTGGCGGTACGGCGCGGCCGGCAGGGCAATCTGGACGAGCTGTCCAAGCGGCCCCGGACTGCCCCGGTGGTCGTCCTGGACAACCCCCGCAACCTGGGGAACGTCGGGGCCGTGGTCCGGCTCGCCGCAGGCTTCGGGGCCACCGGCGTGGCCACCACCGGCGATATCGATCCCTGGCATCCGAACGCGGTGCGGTCCGGCGCCGGGCTTCACTTCGCCACCGCGGTCGAGCGGCTGCCGGGAGACGCCCTTCCGGAGGGGCCGCTGTATGTGCTGGACGCGGAGGGGAGGACATCCGGTCCGTGACCATCCCCGATGACGCGCTGCTCGCCTTCGGCTCCGAGCGGCACGGGATCTCGCCGGAGCTGCGGAAGCGGGCCACAAGGCTGGTGGCCCTCCCCATGCGGCCGCAGGTCTCCAGCTACAACCTGGCCACCAGCGTGGCCATGGCCCTCTTCCACTGGGGCGGCCCCGATCGCCCGGCCTAAGCGCTCCGCGGGAAGGGCCCTGACATGCCGTCGATCGTCTGCGGCGCCGTCGTGGCCGGTCGCCCAAGCGGCGGAGCCGCACATCGACACAGCCGCGGCGGAGCCGCACGTCCACTCAGCCCCGCGCCCCTTCAGGGCGGGGCGCCGGTCACCGCGCCGCCCCGCCCCGCCCACTGGGCCCGCTACTCCGCCGGGCGGCGGACTTCGATCATCCGGAAGCGGCCGGCCACGAACGCCCCGTCGCACAGCGTGGCGTTGGCCGACGGGTTGCCGCCCGAGCCGTGGAAGTCCGAGAAGGCCGCGGTCTGGTTCACATACACCCCGCCGGTCAGATTGAGCGACAGCTGGGCGCACTCCTCCAGGCACGCCTCCTCGATCAGCCGCTCCGCCTCCGGTGAGGAGGTGTACGCGCCGACCGTCATCGCGCCCTTGTCCCGGGTGGTCCGGCGCAGCAGCGCGACCGCGTCCTGTGTGGAGTCGACGGCGACGGCGAAGGAGACCGGGCCGAAGCACTCGGACAGATAGGGCGCGTCCGCGTCGGCCCCCTCCCAGAACTTCCGTGCGCCGTCCGCCTTGACCATCAGCGGCGTGCGGACCGTGGCGCCCGGGAAGTCGGGGTGGGTCACGGTGCGCGAGGCCAGGGCGACCGCGCCCAGGCCGGGCGCGGCCTCCAGCCGCTCCTGGACCCGCGGGCCCACGATCGCGCCCAGCAGCGCGCTCGCCCGGGCGTCGTCGCCCAGCAGGCCGTCCACCGCCGCCGCCAGGTCGGCCACCACCTCGTCGTAGGTCTTGGGACCGGCGTCGGTGGTGATGCCGTCGCGGGGGATCAGCAGATTCTGCGGGGTGGTGCACATCTGGCCGCTGTAGAGGGACAGGGAGAACGCCAGGTTGGCCAGCATGCCCTGGTAGTCGTCGGTGGAGTCGATCACCACCGTGTTGACCCCCGCCTTCTCGGTGAAGACCTGGGCCTGGCGGGCATGGGTCTCCAGCCAGTCGCCGAAGGCGGTCGAGCCCGTGTAGTCGATGATGCGGATCTCGGGGCGGACGGCCAGGACCTTGGCGATCCCCTCGTCCGGCCGCTCGGCGGCCAGCGCCACCAGATCGGGGCTGAACCCCGCCTCCTTCAGCACCTCGCGCGCCACCTGGACGGTCAGCGCCAGCGGCAGCACGGCCTGGGGGTGGGGCTTGACCAGCACCGGATTGCCGGTGGCGAGCGAGGCGAAGAGCCCCGGATAGCCGTTCCACGTCGGGAAGGTGTTGCAGCCGATCAGCAGTGCGATCCCGCGCGGGACGGCCGTGAACGTCTTGCGCAGGCGCAGCGGGTCGCGCTTGCCCTGCGGCTTGGACCAGTCCGCGGCGCCGGGGGTGCGGGTCTGCTCGGCGAACGCGTACGCCACCGCCTCGAGGCCGCGGTCCTGGGCGTGGGGGCCGCCGGCCTGGAAGGCCATCATGTACGCCTGACCACTGGTGTGCATGACGGCCTGGGCGAACTCATGCGACCGGGCGCCGATCCGGGCCAGGATCTCCAGACACACCATGGCCCGCGTCTCCGGACCGGCCTCCCGCCAGGCGGACATCCCCGCCCGCATCGCCGGGAGGAGCACATCGAGGTCCGGATGCGGATACTCCATGCCCATCTCGACGCCGAACGGCGAGACTTCGGAGCCCGTCCAGCCGTCGGTGCCCGGCTGGTCCAGCTCGATGCGCCGGCCGCGCAGCGCCTCGAACGCGGCCTGGCCCTCGGCGACGCTCAGGCTCGGGCGCCCGCTCTCGCCCTCGCCGCCGTAAGCCTTCGGGTGCTCGGGTGCGGGGACCAATAGGCGCGGGTACGAATCGCCTCCAGGGCCTGGTCGAGGGTGGGGCGGTGCTCTTGCGTCAACTGCGCGGTGGTGAGTGCGGCGGTCACGACTGACCAACTCCTCGTCGAGCTGGGGCTGGGCTGGAATGGGCGACAGAGTTAGAGTAACCGAACGATCGGTCGGGACAAGAGGGCCTGGCGAACCTGTGGATAACTTCGTCGAAAAGGATCTGCGGCATGACTGCGAGCGACCGTGGGATCGACCGCGCCGGCGTCGTCGCCGTCATCGGCACCGGCACGATGGGCCAGGGGATCGCCCAGGTGGCGCTGGCCGCGGGCCATCCTGTGCGGCTCTACGACGCGGCGCCCGGCCGCGCCTCCCAGGCCGCCGACGCCATCGCGGCCCGGCTCGGCCGGCTGGTCGCCAAGGAACGGCTCACGGCCGCCGACCGTGACGCGGCCCTCGGCCGGCTCGCCCCCGTCGCCGACCTCGCGGACCTGGCCGAGGCGGAGCTGGTGGTCGAGGCGATCCTCGAGGAACTCGGCGCCAAGCAGCAGCTGTTCACCGCGCTGGAGTCGGTGGTCTGCGACGGCTGTCTGCTCGCCACCAACACGTCCTCCCTCTCCGTCACGGCCGTCGCGGGCGTCCTGCGCCGCCCCGGCCGCCTCGTCGGTCTGCACTTCTTCAATCCGGCCCCGCTGATGCCGCTGGTGGAGGTGGTGCGCGGCGCCGCCACGGACGAGGCCGCCGCCGACCGTGCCCACGCCACCGTCGCGGCCTGGGGAAAGACCCCGGTGCGCTGCGCCGACACCCCCGGATTCATCGTCAACCGGATCGCCCGCCCCTTCTACGCCGAGGCCTTCCGGGCGTACGAGGAGGGCGCCGCCGACCCCGCCACCCTGGACGCCGTGCTGCGGGAGTCCGGCGGCTTCCGGATGGGCCCCTTCGAGCTCACCGACCTGATCGGCCAGGACGTGAACGAGGCCGTCACCCGATCCGTGTGGGAAGCGCTGTTCCACGATCCGAGATTCACGCCGTCGCTCGCCCAGCGGCAGCTCGTGTCCGCCGGACGGCTCGGGCGCAAGACGGGCCACGGCTGGTTCGACCACTCCGAGGGCGCCGGGCGGCCCGCCCCGCACACCGCCGAGCCGTGCGAGCCGCCCGCGAAGGTCGCCCTCCACGGCGACCTGGGGCCGGCGCAAGGGCTGGTGGGCCTCATCGAGGAGGCGGGCATCCCGGTGACCCGCGAGCCCGTCGGGGGACATCTCGCCCTGCCCGACGGCACCCGCCTGTCCCTGACCGACGGCACGACCGCCACCGACGACCCCTTCGCCGCGACGGTCCGCTTCGACCTGGCGCTGGACTACCGCACCGCCGCCCGTGTCGCCCTCGCCCCCTCCTCAGCCGCCACCGAGGAGTCCCTGCGGTCCGCGATCGGCCT contains:
- the paaC gene encoding 1,2-phenylacetyl-CoA epoxidase subunit PaaC, with the translated sequence MTAALALGDDALVLSHRLGEWAGHAPVLEEEVALANIALDLLGQARVLLSLAGDEDELAYLREERAFRNVQLVEQPNGDFAQTIARQLYFSTYQELLYERLARGTGPFAPLAAKAVKEVAYHRDHAEQWTLRLGDGTEESHERMRRGLDALWRFTGELFEPVEGCEVEWHPLHDAWLTRITSVLERATLAVPEGPRRGGWAAGAGRQGLHTEPFGRMLAEMQHLHRSHPGATW
- the paaB gene encoding 1,2-phenylacetyl-CoA epoxidase subunit PaaB, which codes for MSGSPSAEWPLWEVFVRSRRGLSHTHAGSLHAPDAEMALRNARDLYTRRSEGVSIWVVPSAEITASSPDERDPFFEPSADKPYRHPTFYAIPEGVRHL
- the paaA gene encoding 1,2-phenylacetyl-CoA epoxidase subunit PaaA is translated as MTTMAADAGAYEAVFDAALAADERIEPRDWMPDDYRATLVRQMAQHAHSEIIGMQPEANWITRAPSLRRKAILMAKVQDEAGHGLYLYSAAETLGTSREELLDKLHSGRQKYSSIFNYPTLTWADVGAIGWLVDGAAITNQVPLCRCSYGPYARAMVRICKEESFHQRQGYELLLALSQGTEAQHAMAQDAVDRWWWPSLMMFGPPDDASAHSAQSMAWKIKRHSNDELRQRFVDICVPQAESLGLTLPDPELRWSEERGHYDFGPIDWDEFREILRGNGPCNTQRITQRRRAHEEGAWVREAAAAHAAKHGKAQA
- a CDS encoding DUF5819 family protein produces the protein MAGLGMAGTAPEPGPTEPEPEPASTEPKPDAGAAEPLTVLSLPAQLIIAVGIAVAAVAAAIHLSAAFLAVSPPNTLTKRHGAAIDDYIYPEFERVWKLFAPNPLQQNIAVQARAEIRTREGGTATTGWRDLSAQDGAAIRHNPLPSHTQQNELRRAWEFYVGSHDAQERPQGMRGSLSEQYIRRIVMLRFGREEDGGAVERIQVRSATTPVAPPSWSDEKIDTKTIYRTLPWWTVTTDDIPEAKSR
- a CDS encoding HTTM domain-containing protein produces the protein MTSRRRRAGDPSARLQTAVSHGYARVTGAALGPRQSAVVRIGFSFTWLLFLVREWPHRQELYGPDGPWNWDMAARLIDGNRAFSALMWSDGGVWFEVVYALALVSSALLLVGWRTRTMSVLFMIGVLSLQNRSIFVGDGGDNLIHLMSMYLVLTRCGQVWSLDARRAARQADRERPPRDTTGIVLWAVTGTALLWVQLLTDARLSLTSDGPLPGLGWATVLWGLWIVQAGWWLVQRYAPGEPRTVLDVLANVAHNGALVVIMAEVCLLYATAGWYKIQGSRWQDGTALYYPLHLDYFSPWPGLTDLMASSGTLVMVLTYGTVIVQVAFPFTLLNRRAKNAMLVLLMLEHLGIAVMLGLPFFSLAVIAADSVFLPTNFLRWVEARLARARDRLTARAVWLPGQRVRESDGEPAADTLVRWGNDR
- a CDS encoding 3-hydroxyacyl-CoA dehydrogenase — its product is MTASDRGIDRAGVVAVIGTGTMGQGIAQVALAAGHPVRLYDAAPGRASQAADAIAARLGRLVAKERLTAADRDAALGRLAPVADLADLAEAELVVEAILEELGAKQQLFTALESVVCDGCLLATNTSSLSVTAVAGVLRRPGRLVGLHFFNPAPLMPLVEVVRGAATDEAAADRAHATVAAWGKTPVRCADTPGFIVNRIARPFYAEAFRAYEEGAADPATLDAVLRESGGFRMGPFELTDLIGQDVNEAVTRSVWEALFHDPRFTPSLAQRQLVSAGRLGRKTGHGWFDHSEGAGRPAPHTAEPCEPPAKVALHGDLGPAQGLVGLIEEAGIPVTREPVGGHLALPDGTRLSLTDGTTATDDPFAATVRFDLALDYRTAARVALAPSSAATEESLRSAIGLFQALGKAVSVVQDVPGMVVARTVAMLVDFAEDAVARGVASPEDVDTAMLTGVNYPRGPLAWGYALGARWVRDTLRNLHQACPTGRYAPSQALIRRAAADERLL